The DNA window ccctaggcgatatAGGACcaaagtttacacaccctcactgatctcctaaaccccctagtacttgccgtattcttggtggggacacctcaatGATCTCCCAAGCTGGTCCAGTACTTAACGTATTCTTGGGTCTTACAGTTGGTGCATTACAATATCTTACCATCACTAGGCCTGATATTAGTTTTGCTGTAAATCGGGTTGCCCAGTTCATGCATGCATTGTCCTACCGATTTGCATTTGATAGCAGTAAAGCATATTTTATGCTATTTGAAGTTTAGTAGGGAGTTCAGCCACCATTAGCCACATCATGATGGAACGTATTATTCGTAGATGGTCGTCCAATTCTCGCTCcttggacaagatttggaaagctatctattttgatgttacctccaaaatcTAATCCCTCCACCCTAAGCTTGTCCCCAACTCCCCTAGGAGCAGACACCATGCCCCTTCCCTAGCCCCTTCCCCCTTGCTTGGTTCCTTCGGTTAGCTCTTCCTACCTTTGATAGCTCCTGCCCTTGCTTGGTTGTATTCCCTTTTTGTATCGGCCGATGTGGCTATGGATCTTAtttgtttgtaatttttctATCGGCTTTGTTTTAGCTTAGCCTTCCCCgcccttttttctctcctttgtattttcttctctcttggtaatgaattaatttattcatTCGAAAAAAGAGTTTAGTGTCTCTGATGGGCTTCATTTTCGTTCGTCTTCAAATTTATATCTTCAGACCTATTTTGAcgctgattgggctggatgcCCTTGAAGATAGGAAGTCAACGACTTGTTATAGTGTCTTCCTTGGCTCACATTTAATTTCATTGTGCCCTCGTAAACAACATACTGTTTCTCAATCCTCCACTGAGGTTGAGTATCGTGTTGTTGCTATCGTTGCAACTAAAATTGTTTGGATACGTTCTCTATTGAATGAGCTTGGTGTTTATCTTGCTTGTGCCCTAGTGATTTGGTGTGACAATGTGGGTGCTACCTACTTGACACCAAATCTCATCTTTCACTCACGTACAAAGTATATAGAAATTGATCTTTCACTTCGTCAGGGATATGGTAGCTTCTAGTCAGCTTCTTGTTCAATTCATCTCAACCATTGatcaggtggctgatatcttaaCCAAGAGCCTCTCTTGGCAACACTTTCATCTTTTTTGTGGCAAGCTCACTATGGGCTCACCCTCGGCGAGCTTGAGGGGGCCTATTATGGATAAGCCACCATAGGCAATCACACATGCTATCATCTCTCTTACAACTGACTTGTGACTATCTATGTGTACTCACGTGTTATGTTAAGTTTGTTACATATTCTCTGTATAATCAATATAAATATGTAAACTAATCATCTTGTAATTAATGAGAAACCCAATACCTTTCACACTGGAGATTATTTAGATCCTATACATAGAGCGAGAGGAAGAGTGAACATAGGGCAAGACTAAACAAGGAAATTGGGTTTTACATAGAAAGAGAATAAGATCTTTACAAAGATTACAAAAGATACTATGGAGAATATACAACTACTACAACAACTAACAAGaccaaactaaaccaaaaacaATAAATCAAGGTTGTAAACTAAACCTACTATtgtttaatcacttttgtactCATTTTGATCAGTTTTTATAGTTCTGctcatagttattaaattcggattcTGGAATTATTTGGATGAAAAATTATTCAGATTAATAcgtttcattaattcaacgattcggtcaaaaaattcgagataataaaattcgagttcGGATTCagattcaggaattattcgtttacagaaataaaaagcggacaaaaaagtttttaatatttgcaatacctgtttcatattatctatcaattatcatatgtacataacatacaaatgatataaaaattaaaattttaaattttaaagataaaaatattatattttgctctctcttttttttttttttttNNNNNNNNNNNNNNNNNNNNNNNNNNNNNNNNNNNNNNNNNNNNNNNNNNaattttttttttttttttttttttttttttcttgtaaattcTATTTATCTCTTTATATTGGTTCCATTCCATCTGAAAGTATCATTCTTGTTGTTCTTGGAAAAAAAAGGCTACTAttaatgggtaatttacaacgccaccccctggagaatgcaaATATTAtaaggacaccccctctctttcaccaaattggactcggaccccctgccgtcagtcaacattacagaatataccaagaatatTGATATCAgcagttcatatttttttaaaataccattttacccttaaaaataggGGAGTGCCGAAATTgcccttaaagattttattcccaaaatcgattgaagaagaaaacctaactcacaacCTAACTTTGAGCAGTGAATCAATAAAGTATGGAGACAAGCAACCCTTAGAGCATGGATTGAACCAATTGGAGGGGACGAAGAGtactttcaattcttcaaaaggNNNNNNNNNNNNNNNNNNNNNNNNNNTTCTAAACTCATCTCCTATTGCTCAAATAAttcaaagaaagagagacagagagaggggGACTAAGCACAAATTTAGCTAGACCCacgtcacccaccatgcatgtttACCTTAAAGACTGGAAAGATAGTAACGACTataagacttagtcaaaccaaaatggagtgatttttttctttgtagaaGTGAGAGATTACCTCAGGAAAGGTAAGCTTTGTcggtttctattaaaaaaagaagaaaagtaggatgataaatgcataataaccacactattttctaaaggtTTATTGACTTATTTaagataaagttttttttatgGGATAAAATTAGGTTATAATTCGGATGAAATTCGATTTGGtcgaattattcgtgaattttaaaaaagtctataaaattcaaaaaaaaaattttgattcgaATTCCaacaaaattattcataaaatttgataaaattttgTTCGTCTAAATTATTCGCCAATAGTTCggaaaatttaataactagggtTCTGCTAGCCTTCTGCTcaccatttctctctctctctctccctctctttttgcTTGTTTGTCACAGCAGATTATCTGTCAATTTAAGACAGTTTTTATGGTTCTGCTAGCCTTGTGTTTACCctgtctccctctctctctctctctccaccctgTAGTGTCGAAGATGACGCGGTACAATATCTAGTGCTGAGGGCGACATTGAGAGAGAGCCACGATTGTGGAGACTTGGATGTCAGATAATGGGTGACAGTGGATCACATGTAGGGGACTCTTATCTAGATCCAGAGAGAGTTTGGCGatcgaaaagaaaagaaaagaaaagaagaggagggtAGGGGCattgatggatggatggattgATGGATGCGTTCTATGGTAAGGAGGATAATGGCAACGTCTCCTTAATGAGAGCGACCTCTTCCAACTCTCCTTGTTTTCTCACCTTTCTTTCTGTTTGTCTTCTTTCCCCTATCGGATTGTGCGCTTcgattctctttctctttctctctctctaaaacctatatatatatatatatatatatatacttcacAGACACGTACGACACTGTTCTCCCCTTGGCTTAAAGACGACGTCACCTTACAAAAAAGATTCCTATCCAACGATGTCTATGTCAGGGGTTAGaatcaaaaaaatttcctaGATGAGATTTTTTGACAACACAATTACAAGCTCTCCTCCCAATTTCAATTGAACTCAGCCTTACCTCATCATCGATCATAAGAACTTTCTTTAAAGCGTTTTCAGACATTAGACAATAAAAATTTGGAAGAAGCCCCGGAAACAGATCCACACAACAAACAAACCCCAATGCaaatattaaatttaattaaattaattgttGAGCAGTGATTTTTGAGTATGATAGAAAAATCCCACCTTGCTTTTTGTCGGCCCATGTGTTAGAACTAAACCCAATTTAATTTGGATGGCCTCCATGATCCTATTAAGGTCTTGGGAAGTAATAATTTTACTTCGGATGTCAATAGCTCGATGTTGAAACATATTTGAAGTGATTAGTTTTTAAAGATGAATTCTACCCAAATCCCTAATAATGACATCTAAAAAAAGACATTCTTTCttcaaacaaattttcaatggaAATGGTGCTGCTCAGGCCACGGCCAAAATCCAGGATGTTCATCAATGGCGCAGAACATGTTGGAGAAGCTCTCATCTTGAACATTTTGATCCATCTTCTGGGAATGGAGGTCTGACCTTGTTGATGAGTTCTGAAGGAGTTGGGCCACAGCCGTTGGCCTGATAGACGATGGGACGAAAAGGGTTCTGCTAGTTGGTGTTCTTGAGCTCTCTAAGTTGATATCAGAACTGTTCTCACTCCTATTACTGCAAGAACCCTCAGTTTCTTTATTGAGGTTGATCGATTCAGTTGGTTCTTTACCTTTTAGAGCCAATATCTGCACCCAACCAATGGATAAGAGTAATCAATGACTAATGAATATTGAAAAGACCCAACTGATCAAATGAAGTGACtattgatgtatacattgacgtTATCTTTCCTTCATAGTTTGAGCTTTTACGCGAAATGGTAACGATTATGTAAAATGTACCTCGGTTTGAAGTTTCTTGTTGTGGGCTTGGAGGGCTTCATTGTCAGTCTTAACTGCTTCAAATTGTTTTTTGAGGAGATCATAGTCTTTCTCCAATTGCTTGGTCTTCCACCTAGCTCTCCTGTTCTGAAACCATATAGCGATCTGTCTTGGTTGTAGACCAAGAGCCCTAGCGAGCTGCATTTTCCTTTCAGGCTCAAGCTTGTTACCCAATTCAAAGTTCTTCTCTAGTGTCTTCACCTGTTCCATGTTaagcctccttttcttctctcccaACTGTGATCCATCATCAGATAAGTCCTCTTCCCCGTTTGCTTCTTCACACACATCTATACCTGAAAATGTCATGGATCTCTTACCTAGAAACGACCCAACACCTGCACAATCAACCACAAACAATTGAAACCCATTAAGAGATTGGGCCTTCAAATTTAATGACTTTAAtgacttagagagagagagagagagagagagagagagagaccatgaAAGTCTTGAGGTGTGCAGGAGGGAAGGAGAGGGTTGAGAGGCGTAGGAGGGTGGTGCTCCTCTTCATGATGAGTTTGTAACAAGAAATTGGGTGGGACGAAGGCCATCCCATTGCAGCTCATAACTCAAGACGCCACTCTTATCAATCTAAAAATCTGTGAAGGCGATCTGACTTTCATGGCTGGTGGGagataaagagaaaagaaggaaatggaGAGACAAATGAAATGGGTTAGAGGTTAAAAGAACTGAATGAGAAAGCGAAAGAGGGAGGTGGAATATATaataaatcacaaaaaaaaaatgtaaataaagaaagagatgtAGAAAATAGTGTGGaattagaaagaaaataggtccggtgaaagaaaataaatttgctAGTGTAGCATAACACTTTATTATTTGCCATATGATAGTATATAGGTTAATCCATATTATGGAGGAGTAGACAAATATCTCATTGatataatttcatttttaaataaTAGAGGAAGTATAACTACAATTATAAAGGATAAAAAAAGGTTGCCTAGTCATGTAGTCCTTGCACCAAGACACATAAGGATACGAAATTGCTAACCACACCCCACCCGGCGTGAAATTAAAAATCAGAACTATGTTATGCCCTTGAACACGTTATTATTGGGACACCGCTAGTGCAAGGGCTACACGACCAAGCATCAATCTCTTGCTCGATTACAAGAGAtctcattttgtattttatattcatcttcCTTTGATggaattttggtaattttattaaaattttaaatcacAGTTTGAGAAACTTTCCTTACTtactttggactaaaatttggtATGTTAGAGTCCTCTATCACATGTTTCAACTTATGTACTATCAAGTGGTAAATAGTGAAGCATTATTTTTTTGCTATGTATAGTGACACCCTTATGACGcaagaaaaaaaacatagtTTAACAAGCATTGTGAGCTCTTCAGGTAAGGTTTTTAACTATTAATTTGTTTAGAGGTACAGTAGATTCTTCTGTTCTAACCAATTTTTAATGAGATgtatactttttattttttaagtattaaTAGTTGACaaattatataaattacttaatGGGTAGAATATGATGATGATTTATTTAATTGACATATATAATTCTGTAAATAAGACATGGGAAGGTGAGTTGTCTCCGAATTCCTGTTTTAGAGTAGTGAGACATTTTCATATTGTAATTGTAAGAGAGGAAATGGGGATAATATCTCATGCATCCACACATAGTAGGTGACTCggaaaaaagaaatggattgacaaaaatataaattaagagCTCTGAGATAGAGTGTCTTCTTTGTTTACTATTTGAGATATTGAATTAGAGCTTCATTAATTtattagaaaataattaaattgttctatattctattattttttttaagggggtaGCTCTATCTAGAGAGAGAGCGAAGGGGCAGGAATCTAGGGATGGGTCCTGGGGTACAGGGGTTGCTACCTAACCCACCCACAGGTATCGTGCATCAGGGGAGCTCTTTCCCTCTCATCCTGCCACCCTCCAAATGGCCAATGTCATCTCTCTTTGTCTTACAGTTTTTCAGAGTTTCCCACTATCCAATTTCAACAGTAACCACTAACACATTACTAGAAAATATTCAGAAGGGAAAGAAATTCCTTAGTTGCTGTTTTATAACAGTTTCTGTTTTATAGCCATTAAATTTGTCGCCTGAACCAGTTTGGttggttttgtttcttcttttctaggCCCATCACTTTCTTATTACACTTGccttaaaattttctttatgctgctaatgcataaaaaatatacataatCAATCTTTCAACTCCTTAATTGGGTGCTCAACATATATGCCTAGTTAATTAGTGGTCGATTAATTAGTTGATGACTTTAAACTATGTTTTCGTACTAAATAGTTTCCATGTAATTAATTGATGTGTTCTGTCTTTCCTATGTGCTTGAAGACAAAAACTGTCAAATCCTCCTCTCTACCAAGATATAGTTTTCTTCCTTTGGAAGTTTTGATTGACAATCATccctttcaccaaaaaaaaaaaaaaaaagactaaaggGAGTCACATAGAGGGATTCTGATCGATATTCTCCAATTGCGTTGGGTGTTCAATCACATTTGACAAATGGAAGTATTCTGGTTGAGGCTCCTAATCGTCAGATGTGTACTGGACGCCCAGCATGAttagagaggatctgaatcctgCATAGAGAGACCCACATAGGAGTTAAACAAGAGACTCATGAGCGGCCAGTAAGAGGACTCATTAGGCCACACTTTTGTAATATTACAACTATTTATTCAAGAAGATGAGGTGTAGCGATCTTTCTTAAACTTACACTAGAACCCAACTGCTTAGCTGTCTACCACTCAGCTAGAAGTTCATCCCCTTCGTAGGAGACACATTGCACAGGACATAGTAGATAGATTTAGTACATGAATTTAATAAATTCCTCTAATGGCTAATCCATTGATGGATTCTCACTGCATGTtgatcataaaatattaaagaaccccttttttcttgttttgtagTTTGGTTCATAGGTTAACTCTATTAATCAAGATATCTGGTGAGATTATCCATATGTGAATAACAAAAGCTTGACTAATTTTATGTACTGCAACTATGGGCCAAACCATGTGATACCCTGTAGTAATCTCTTTTAAGATTGGATGGCTTCAGATGTGTGAACTGTATATCTCCTCTCTGCCAGTGGATATAAATTATCTAATAATGATTGGTATTGGCTAAGATGGATTTGCAGAACCTATGGATCCATGGATAGAACCTTGAAGCTGCATTTACTAACATAGGCCAGCACAGACTAAGAACAATTTTGAACTTATATAGAAGTTATATCATAAATACAACAACTGGGGTTGCCACAGAGCAAAACCCATTTCACTCAATCTTCTACTTCCTCTAAATTTTCCACAGTGAGCAGAAAGAGAAACTTTCTATAATTGGAAAAGGACAAAACAAGACAAGAGAGACCAGGTTTTAAAAAAGGATTATATCCAATCAATGGACCCGGCAAATTCCATTTCTGTCTCATGGTTTGTAGTAATTATCTGATTGATTGGTTGGCCAGAATCAACCTGGTGATCTTTAACATTACAGCTCTTCTACTTCTTAATAATTAAGATCCTAAATCTTATATAGGAGGGAAGCTCCACAGGTAGTGAcaaaggattaaaaattgatGAGTCCTTTGGCTTTGCTCTTTAGGGTGGTGATTTGAGGGTTGGTGAGGTGTTCATAACATTTTTATGAAGAAACCATTTGTTGATTGgcttcattcaaatttctaGTGTGGGGGTTTATCTAGCTATTAGGAAGATGTGGGACACACAAACCCTCCAAAAGGGTGTGGCAAGTGGTGAAGGGTATGGGTCCCAAGGGTATACTACTTTAGTAGTTTAGTCTGGCCAAAACAAGAGCCCCCCACATGCCTTTATTAGTTGGAAATTTAAGGGCATTCGCTTCTCCATTGGaattgggtggatccatgttcTTGCTTTGTTGCTCTTCTCACCCAATAAATAAAGTAATGCCACTGAATCCTCTCCTCCACATGTCCTAAGCTTCTGGTGTGTTCCAGCTTACATAGATCATCCCCCATGTGCCTGCTtgacgtctctctctctctctctctctctctctctctctctctctctctctgtgtgtgtggtCCCTTAGGCTTTTTAGTCGGGTCAACCACCTCTCATCTTCTTTAGGTGCTTAAAAGAGTATTTGTAAGCTCTTCACAAGTCTTTCTCCAGTGGACGTGGGTCAGAATGCGTTTGGCGGATTTTGGGCCAAACCCAATAAAATTAGTTTTTATGGTGGGATTGACGACTGGGCTGTCAGAATTTAGGTACATATGTGCCAACCGGGCGCACCCACAGGCAATGAAGTTGGCCATCTCTATAGTGAAccaacatttttattttattttgaattaattacatctaggggtttttttttttttttgttagaaactTCTAGGGTTCTTAGCGTTTAGAGAAAATACGTTTAGGTTCTTCACATTTGATATATTAGGTTTGGGTACCTTACGTTTCATCAATATTATGTTCGGTGatacttttttctctctttctgtgaTATATCAATTGTAACATCCACTTGCTgggggaaagaaagaaacaatggggtgagaataaaccaaatcaaaccatctCTCCATTGGTGgaaagaaatttttaaagataTAGGTTAAGTTGAAAAACCCCTAAACATAATGTATCGAACATGAGATACCTCAGGTGTAGTGTCTCTAAATGTTAAGTACCCTATGTGTGATTTACTATTtaagttttttgggttttttttttttagagagggGGAGGTGCAAGCATATTCAGTGACTTCTTTCCACCAATATTTATGAAATGTAAGGTACctcagtttatttatttatttatttcttttcttttctttttaagtgaattaggtaaaaaaaaaaaagacacataTGGAACAGTTTTGAGAAACAACTAAAAGAatctcccccaaaaaaaaattaagtaaataaaataaaaataaaaataaaaatgaacatCCAGAATATAAGGTACATAAGACTATGCAAGGCATTAAACATACAAGGACAACCATATAAGGaaggagaataaaaaaaaaaaattttctgttAGGGCACTTATTGTTTAGAGAAACTACGTTTGAGATTCCTCACATTTGATATTTTAGGATTGGGTACCTTAGGTTTTATTTTAGtgataacttttttttctttttctgtgatATATCACTTGTGACATCCACCGCtgtggaaaagaaagaaacaatggggtgagaataaaccaaatcaaaccatctCTCCATTAgtgaaaagaagtttctaaagATAATGGTATAAGTTAAGTTGAAAAACCCCTACACATAATATATCGAACATGAGATATCTCAAGTGTAGTGTCTCCAAATGTTAAGTACCCTATGTGTGATTTACTATTTAagttttttggggtttttttttttttttttttcccccccccccctggaAACACTTCAGTTGTTCATGTAGCAATGAAAAGCACCATTATTTGAGTAAGATCTATCATCAAAATGCCAAATCCAACTCAAAGTTTAATTAATCAATTATGGATGCACTTCTCGTGTCTCCTTCCCCAAACAGGAGGTCCTGGGCTTAGATTTTGATACTGAGGCTGGGCCTGGCTAAAATCTTGGGATGAGCCCAGCTTGtccaacccaaccaaacccAGTTCAACCCTATGTAGTATGTATATGAATAAATTATAAAGTAGAGAGAATGCTACCAAATAGTGTGTCTCCGGTTAGACATAGTGGGTGTGTAAAGACTGCATGGCCTTGCACTGAACATGCTTGCACTCGCCCTCACATTAGCTACATTCATTTGCACCTATGCCTGCGGGTAGCGATCTCTTGcccaaattataaatatatacacCACTCTCTGACCTTATAAGGTTAAAAGGTCACAtttctcctcccccctccccccaaaaaaaaaatgttaaacaTCACGTTTTAAGttaaacttttttatttttagtgggGGAGGGGCTAAGCAAGTTGACCTGCACAGTATTTTCCCCCTTTGAGTTACAATTTTATTTCTCAATCACAATATTTTATACTCTTAGGAATTctcttaaattaaaaaaataataataaaattaattagACCAAAACATCTAACATACTATTATATTTGAGCATGACATAGGCTCATTGTtagtaaattaattttttttctgtgaAACTAATTCAGTTTAATAATTAGATTCCAAGACGAATCAGTTGGCTCATGGAGAGTCCTTTAGTCTCCAATTTCACATAAGGTTATTaatgtaattttaatttaatttaatatcataaaaatatagattaaaaaaaatattatcgcCCTTTCAAAGGGAGAACTACTGTGAATTGTGATCCATCCactcat is part of the Macadamia integrifolia cultivar HAES 741 chromosome 9, SCU_Mint_v3, whole genome shotgun sequence genome and encodes:
- the LOC122088630 gene encoding homeobox-leucine zipper protein ATHB-13-like, coding for MSCNGMAFVPPNFLLQTHHEEEHHPPTPLNPLLPSCTPQDFHGVGSFLGKRSMTFSGIDVCEEANGEEDLSDDGSQLGEKKRRLNMEQVKTLEKNFELGNKLEPERKMQLARALGLQPRQIAIWFQNRRARWKTKQLEKDYDLLKKQFEAVKTDNEALQAHNKKLQTEILALKGKEPTESINLNKETEGSCSNRSENSSDINLESSRTPTSRTLFVPSSIRPTAVAQLLQNSSTRSDLHSQKMDQNVQDESFSNMFCAIDEHPGFWPWPEQHHFH